In one Nitrospinota bacterium genomic region, the following are encoded:
- a CDS encoding CBS domain-containing protein yields the protein MIKFDLLELDEEFRQYWGEQKAQKLLDADTLLEPLKNLRLNNSGLVCAEETDSVAEAAARMGEKRIGCTIVVRNGKVTGICSERDIIQKVLCARADPSAVRVGEIMTPDPECLQPDDAVAFALHLMDVGGYRHIPLVNDEYEPVGIVSVKDIVEHIVVHFPEEVYNLPPQPLRRGWGGSREGA from the coding sequence GTGATTAAGTTCGACCTCTTGGAATTGGATGAAGAGTTCCGGCAATATTGGGGAGAGCAGAAGGCGCAAAAGCTCCTAGATGCCGACACCCTGCTGGAGCCCCTCAAGAATCTGAGGCTTAACAATTCGGGGCTGGTCTGCGCCGAGGAGACGGACAGCGTAGCAGAAGCCGCCGCCCGGATGGGCGAGAAGCGAATTGGGTGCACTATCGTAGTCAGGAACGGTAAGGTCACCGGCATCTGTTCCGAAAGGGACATCATCCAGAAGGTCCTCTGCGCCAGGGCCGATCCATCAGCCGTCCGCGTAGGGGAGATTATGACGCCGGACCCAGAGTGCCTCCAGCCCGACGATGCCGTAGCCTTCGCCCTCCACCTGATGGACGTTGGCGGCTACCGCCACATTCCCCTGGTCAACGACGAGTACGAGCCGGTTGGCATCGTCTCGGTCAAAGACATCGTTGAGCATATCGTCGTCCACTTCCCAGAAGAGGTCTACAACCTTCCCCCGCAGCCCTTGCGCCGGGGCTGGGGCGGCTCCCGCGAAGGGGCGTAA
- the leuB gene encoding 3-isopropylmalate dehydrogenase, producing the protein MSARIALLPGDGIGPDVVREAVRALKAVNVKLGLKLDFEEALFGGAAIDATGQPLPGETLEMCRSSDAVLLGAVGGPKWDDFSKANRPEAGLLAIRKELGLFANLRPATCFSHLAEASPLRREVVEGLDILIIRELTGGIYFGEPKGCEPKDGGERAYSTMVYETFEIERIVRLACEIARSRSGKVCSVDKANVLEVSALWRRVAARVGEEYADVELTHMYVDNCAMQLVRDPKQFDVIVTGNLFGDILSDEAAMLTGSIGMLPSASLGGSVGLFEPVHGSAPDIAGQDKANPLAAILSAAMLLRHILECAEGAEMIERAVSTVIAEGYRTADIFRPGTKLVGTRGMGDAVLEFLDGAKV; encoded by the coding sequence ATGAGCGCCAGGATTGCCCTCCTTCCAGGCGACGGGATCGGTCCCGATGTGGTTAGGGAGGCCGTTCGGGCCCTCAAGGCCGTGAACGTCAAGCTCGGCCTGAAGCTCGACTTCGAGGAGGCCCTGTTCGGTGGCGCGGCCATCGATGCGACGGGCCAGCCGTTGCCGGGCGAGACGCTGGAGATGTGCCGATCGTCCGATGCCGTGCTCCTCGGCGCCGTCGGGGGGCCGAAGTGGGACGATTTCTCCAAGGCCAACCGGCCGGAGGCGGGGCTCCTCGCCATCCGAAAGGAGTTGGGGCTTTTCGCCAACCTGCGGCCGGCCACCTGCTTCTCTCATCTTGCGGAGGCCTCTCCGCTCCGAAGGGAGGTCGTAGAGGGCCTCGACATTCTCATTATCCGTGAGCTGACCGGTGGCATCTACTTCGGCGAGCCCAAAGGGTGTGAACCTAAAGACGGGGGGGAGCGGGCTTATAGCACGATGGTCTACGAGACATTTGAGATCGAGCGGATTGTCCGGCTCGCCTGTGAGATTGCCCGGAGTCGCTCAGGGAAGGTCTGCAGCGTGGACAAGGCGAACGTCCTCGAGGTGAGCGCCCTGTGGAGACGGGTGGCCGCTCGTGTGGGCGAGGAATACGCCGACGTGGAGCTCACCCACATGTACGTGGACAACTGCGCCATGCAGCTTGTGCGCGACCCCAAGCAGTTTGATGTCATCGTGACGGGCAACCTCTTCGGCGATATCCTCTCTGATGAGGCTGCCATGCTGACCGGCTCTATCGGAATGCTCCCCTCGGCGAGCCTGGGCGGCTCGGTGGGCCTGTTCGAGCCCGTGCACGGCTCGGCCCCTGACATCGCCGGCCAGGATAAGGCAAACCCATTGGCGGCAATACTCTCGGCGGCCATGCTCCTTCGTCATATCCTTGAGTGCGCCGAGGGTGCGGAGATGATCGAACGGGCGGTCTCAACGGTCATAGCCGAGGGCTACCGGACCGCCGATATCTTCAGGCCCGGCACTAAGCTGGTTGGCACGCGTGGCATGGGCGATGCGGTATTAGAGTTTCTAGATGGAGCTAAGGTTTGA
- a CDS encoding indolepyruvate ferredoxin oxidoreductase subunit alpha — protein sequence MIAGEGRLAIDQLLFGPGQTLQGDGALILTKALLENGVGYLGGYPGSPVAHLLDLFAAAYQPVLKDLGIYFEVSNNEASAASLLLTSVTHPIRGAVCWKVVGTNVASDPLAHVAASGVTGGALIIVGEDYGCTGTTIAERTLPFGLKSGMPVLEPLASPADMARMVREGFELSEASRMPVLYVLPTRVGNLKGSFVANENRPPAISTLNPISRSIRNPKAITLPPRSMVHEREKVEERLPAARDYIRRNRMNRLFTGRREEVGIITHGALTNLVFRSFHLLGLNGHTRELEVPILALRALYPLVPEELIEFVEGKEEVIIIEEGRPAILEDQIRSVVQKAGLEVTFIGKDDLGLEGELQPSALMERIGRILGPRLFPVGEVRERIDSTLERHAAQRDVAAHHLAEPLVARTPIFCTGCPERPIFTALKILEAEGGQFRYANDIGCYSLAALPPFEFTDSITAMGSGLATTGALSRLTDETIISFMGDGTFWHSGLTTSIINAVQNNTNAILVIFENFHIAMTGGQPNPSTGMNFRGEPIPEMDIEATLKACGVRWTRVVNPYDLDDSLAAFRAALDQPQGGLRVLLSRAECQLIKGRRDERRVREDLTKGLRVVKSQYGVDPDLCTGDHSCISLNGCPSLTLTDSPNPLREHSIVMVDTSCSGCGLCGEITVAAKLCPSFYEVTVVSNPTRWERLSHSIWRTVVGLADIVEETDGGPS from the coding sequence GTGATTGCCGGCGAAGGCCGACTAGCAATCGATCAGCTCCTCTTCGGTCCGGGGCAAACCCTCCAGGGCGACGGGGCGCTCATTCTCACGAAAGCTCTCCTGGAAAATGGGGTGGGTTACCTTGGAGGCTACCCCGGCTCCCCGGTCGCGCATCTGCTCGATCTCTTCGCCGCCGCTTATCAGCCCGTCCTCAAAGACCTTGGCATCTACTTTGAAGTCTCCAACAACGAGGCCTCCGCCGCCTCCTTGCTTCTCACCTCAGTCACGCACCCTATCCGGGGCGCTGTGTGCTGGAAGGTAGTTGGAACCAACGTCGCCTCGGATCCCCTGGCCCACGTCGCCGCCTCCGGGGTAACGGGCGGAGCTCTTATTATCGTGGGTGAAGACTACGGCTGCACGGGGACTACAATCGCCGAACGAACGCTTCCGTTTGGACTCAAATCGGGGATGCCCGTCCTGGAGCCCCTCGCGAGCCCCGCAGACATGGCCCGCATGGTAAGGGAAGGTTTCGAACTCTCCGAGGCAAGCCGGATGCCCGTCCTATATGTCTTGCCCACCCGGGTGGGCAACTTAAAGGGCAGCTTCGTCGCCAACGAGAACCGCCCCCCGGCCATCTCCACCCTGAACCCCATCTCACGGAGCATTCGGAACCCTAAGGCCATCACCCTGCCGCCCCGTTCCATGGTTCATGAGCGCGAGAAGGTGGAAGAGAGGCTTCCCGCCGCGCGGGACTACATCCGTCGCAATCGCATGAATCGCCTCTTTACCGGCCGAAGGGAAGAGGTAGGTATTATCACGCACGGGGCGCTCACCAATCTGGTGTTCCGCTCCTTCCATCTGCTGGGGCTCAACGGCCACACCCGCGAGCTGGAGGTGCCCATTTTGGCGCTTCGGGCCCTCTACCCGCTCGTGCCCGAAGAGCTGATCGAGTTCGTTGAGGGAAAGGAAGAGGTCATTATCATCGAGGAGGGCAGGCCCGCCATCTTGGAAGACCAGATTCGGAGCGTGGTGCAAAAGGCTGGCTTAGAGGTGACCTTCATCGGGAAAGATGACTTGGGCCTGGAAGGCGAGCTTCAGCCCTCAGCCCTCATGGAACGCATTGGTAGAATCCTCGGCCCCCGGCTCTTTCCAGTCGGCGAGGTCCGTGAGCGGATTGACTCTACCCTCGAGCGGCATGCCGCCCAGCGCGACGTCGCCGCCCATCACCTGGCCGAGCCCCTGGTTGCCAGGACTCCCATCTTCTGCACCGGCTGCCCGGAGCGGCCCATCTTTACCGCTCTAAAAATCCTAGAGGCCGAGGGGGGCCAATTCCGCTACGCGAACGACATAGGCTGTTACTCGCTTGCGGCCCTGCCTCCTTTTGAGTTCACCGATTCAATTACCGCCATGGGATCGGGCCTGGCCACCACTGGGGCATTGAGCCGTTTGACCGACGAGACCATTATCTCCTTCATGGGCGATGGCACCTTCTGGCACTCGGGGCTCACAACCAGCATCATAAATGCCGTCCAGAACAACACCAACGCCATCCTCGTCATTTTTGAGAATTTTCACATCGCCATGACCGGCGGACAACCTAATCCTAGCACGGGGATGAATTTCAGGGGCGAGCCCATCCCCGAGATGGATATCGAAGCCACCCTGAAGGCGTGCGGGGTCCGGTGGACGCGGGTGGTGAACCCGTACGACCTCGATGACTCCCTGGCCGCCTTCCGTGCCGCTTTGGACCAACCCCAAGGCGGCCTCCGGGTTCTATTGTCCCGGGCTGAGTGCCAGCTCATCAAAGGTCGGCGCGACGAACGTCGAGTCCGCGAGGACCTCACCAAGGGCCTTCGGGTGGTCAAGTCCCAGTACGGGGTGGACCCGGACCTCTGCACAGGCGACCATTCGTGCATCAGTCTCAACGGGTGCCCCTCCCTCACCCTGACCGATAGCCCCAATCCGTTGCGGGAGCACTCCATCGTCATGGTGGACACTAGCTGCTCCGGCTGCGGGCTGTGTGGGGAGATAACCGTAGCGGCAAAGCTCTGCCCCTCCTTTTACGAAGTGACCGTTGTGAGCAACCCCACTCGTTGGGAGCGCCTGAGCCATTCAATTTGGCGGACCGTCGTGGGGTTGGCCGACATAGTCGAAGAGACCGACGGGGGGCCCTCATGA
- a CDS encoding 2Fe-2S iron-sulfur cluster binding domain-containing protein: MVAQTYPVVLTDGVTVATIEVAEDEYILDAAWQAGYDLPASCLVGWCVTCAGRLLSGEVDHTDSLRYYSADQEEGFILLCTAKPRAPLHILTHQKEACRAHRQRLGLPTPLG; this comes from the coding sequence ATCGTGGCACAAACCTATCCGGTCGTTCTGACCGACGGCGTCACCGTGGCCACCATCGAGGTGGCAGAGGATGAGTACATCCTGGACGCTGCCTGGCAGGCTGGTTATGACCTGCCGGCTAGCTGCCTGGTAGGGTGGTGCGTAACCTGTGCCGGCCGGCTCCTATCAGGGGAGGTCGACCACACAGATTCCCTGCGGTACTATTCAGCTGATCAGGAAGAAGGCTTCATCCTTCTGTGCACGGCGAAGCCCCGTGCGCCGCTACACATCCTGACCCACCAGAAGGAGGCCTGCCGGGCGCACCGTCAGCGACTTGGCCTTCCCACCCCTTTGGGATAA
- a CDS encoding chlorite dismutase family protein, with translation MATDPQARSATDHPELGEVGAPGDGAPQEFDRRLYCQLHVFGNCADTESLKETFSESGLEGVLYHDLNDPLGVGLLVITEDPDVLVGEARSVLASEPFSSLQRKPELTMIGRTYSTGREVDLEDWMLVKPRRYAFNPEWPWAIWYPLRRRPEFGLLTEVEQGKILREHAMIGKTYSQGGHAFDIRLACFGLDQNDNEFVLGLVGPELHPLSRLVQDMRKTQQTAKYIESLGPFFVGKVCWQSPLKT, from the coding sequence ATGGCGACGGACCCCCAGGCCCGCTCGGCGACCGACCATCCCGAGCTCGGAGAGGTAGGAGCGCCAGGTGATGGAGCTCCGCAAGAATTCGACCGCCGGCTCTATTGTCAGCTCCACGTCTTCGGGAATTGCGCCGATACCGAGAGCCTGAAAGAGACGTTTAGCGAGAGCGGCCTAGAGGGCGTGTTGTATCACGACCTGAACGATCCGCTCGGCGTTGGCCTGCTCGTAATTACTGAGGACCCTGACGTCCTGGTTGGCGAGGCGAGGTCAGTGTTGGCCAGCGAGCCATTCTCGTCTTTGCAGCGCAAGCCCGAACTCACGATGATAGGAAGAACCTATTCGACCGGCCGGGAGGTCGATCTTGAAGACTGGATGCTGGTCAAGCCCCGGCGCTATGCCTTCAACCCCGAGTGGCCCTGGGCAATCTGGTACCCATTGCGTCGGAGGCCAGAATTCGGTTTACTCACTGAAGTGGAGCAGGGAAAGATTCTCCGCGAGCACGCGATGATTGGCAAAACCTACTCCCAGGGCGGCCATGCGTTTGATATTCGTCTGGCCTGTTTCGGGCTCGACCAGAATGACAATGAGTTTGTCCTGGGCCTGGTAGGCCCTGAGCTCCATCCGCTCTCTCGCCTCGTCCAGGATATGAGAAAAACCCAACAAACTGCCAAGTATATTGAGTCGCTGGGCCCTTTCTTTGTGGGCAAAGTCTGCTGGCAGAGTCCCCTGAAGACCTAG
- a CDS encoding 3-isopropylmalate dehydratase small subunit, protein MSSEAVRRQIIGRCIPMPGNDIDTDRIIPARFLRSVTFEGLEEHLFEDDRRQAPDHPFNQECYRGASVLLVGQNFGCGSSREHAPEGLRRWGIRGILGRSFAEIFIGNCTAIGIPCLALEAEALDWLMEAVERSPDQEVVLDVENRLVRFADRAVPATISDGHHNMFLTGTWNATLLLLEAGDEIERVANGLTYVSGY, encoded by the coding sequence ATGAGCTCAGAGGCAGTCCGACGCCAGATAATCGGCCGCTGCATCCCCATGCCCGGCAACGACATAGACACCGACCGGATAATCCCCGCCCGGTTCCTCAGAAGTGTAACGTTCGAGGGCCTTGAGGAGCACCTATTCGAAGACGACCGCCGCCAGGCGCCAGACCATCCCTTCAATCAAGAGTGCTACCGAGGGGCTTCGGTCCTTCTGGTCGGCCAGAACTTCGGGTGCGGCTCATCCCGAGAGCACGCCCCGGAGGGGCTTAGGCGCTGGGGGATCCGTGGGATCTTGGGCAGGTCGTTCGCAGAGATCTTCATCGGGAATTGCACCGCGATCGGCATCCCTTGTCTCGCCCTTGAGGCCGAGGCTCTGGACTGGCTTATGGAGGCGGTCGAGAGGAGTCCGGACCAAGAGGTGGTGCTCGACGTGGAGAACCGACTGGTGCGCTTCGCCGATAGAGCCGTGCCTGCAACGATTTCGGACGGCCACCACAATATGTTCTTGACCGGCACCTGGAACGCCACCCTCCTGCTCTTGGAGGCGGGAGATGAGATCGAACGGGTGGCAAATGGTCTCACCTACGTTTCCGGGTACTAA
- a CDS encoding iron-sulfur cluster assembly scaffold protein gives MEHYEDPINWGSMDDADVVQRIGNPGCDDLVTVYLKINDQDVVEGVSFEGEGCTLSMAGTSMIMEMVEGKSLEEVQAIPLDAVIEILGRELAMTRPRCSTLGLNAVRFGIKGYLQRQMLARSREGEAVAQADNPAPASDDEEA, from the coding sequence ATGGAGCACTATGAAGACCCGATCAACTGGGGCTCTATGGATGACGCGGACGTGGTCCAGAGGATCGGCAATCCCGGCTGTGACGACCTTGTGACGGTCTACCTCAAAATCAATGATCAGGATGTCGTCGAGGGGGTCTCCTTCGAGGGGGAAGGATGTACTCTCAGCATGGCGGGCACATCGATGATAATGGAGATGGTGGAGGGCAAGTCGCTGGAGGAGGTGCAGGCGATTCCCCTCGACGCCGTCATCGAAATCTTGGGCCGTGAGCTGGCCATGACCCGTCCTCGCTGCTCCACGCTGGGGCTGAACGCCGTCCGCTTTGGGATTAAGGGATACCTGCAGCGGCAGATGCTGGCTCGGAGTCGGGAGGGCGAGGCCGTTGCCCAGGCCGATAACCCCGCCCCCGCCAGCGATGACGAGGAGGCTTAA
- a CDS encoding non-heme iron oxygenase ferredoxin subunit, whose translation MGEYFEVAKTDEIGPGEKKLVEVDGEPLAIFNLGGTYYAIQDVCTHDGGPLVEGDLIGDDEIECPRHGARFNVRTGAVTRMPACEPVETFPVKVEGDQILVSID comes from the coding sequence ATGGGGGAGTATTTCGAGGTCGCCAAGACCGATGAGATAGGCCCGGGAGAGAAGAAGTTAGTGGAGGTCGACGGCGAGCCCCTGGCAATCTTCAACCTCGGCGGTACATACTACGCCATACAGGACGTCTGCACCCACGACGGGGGCCCTCTCGTCGAGGGGGACCTGATAGGGGATGATGAGATCGAGTGCCCAAGGCACGGGGCCCGCTTCAACGTACGCACCGGAGCTGTAACCAGAATGCCCGCGTGCGAACCTGTGGAGACCTTTCCGGTCAAGGTCGAAGGCGACCAGATTCTCGTCTCTATCGACTAA
- the leuC gene encoding 3-isopropylmalate dehydratase large subunit codes for MMAETLLDKVWRAHEVRTLPSGQTQLFMGLHLIHEVTSPQAFQMIREAGLPVRFPDRTFATIDHIVPTASQLRPFTDALAEEMTVHLVRNCEDFGIPLFDLESGRQGIVHIIGPELGLTQPGITIACGDSHTSTHGALGALAFGIGTSQVRDVLATQCLAIAKPKLRQILIEGKLPAGVYAKDVILTIIQRLGVKGGVGYAYEYAGSAVEAMSMEERLTICNMSIEGGARVGYMSPDETTFDYLKGRPFAPQGEAFERAVAWWKSIATEPGASFDDVVDFDGGTLQPMVTWGINPSQSVGVGEDIPHPADAPEADRDTWEEALSFMSFEPGRPIEATPIDVAFIGSCTNARLSDLRAAAEVARGRKVAEGVRALVVPGSQAVAKAAEAEGLDEVFKEAGFDWRMAGCSMCLGMNEDKLKGREVCASSSNRNFKGRQGSPTGRTLLMSPAMVAAAAVAGEVTDVREMLR; via the coding sequence ATTATGGCCGAGACGCTTCTCGACAAGGTCTGGCGCGCCCACGAGGTCCGCACCCTCCCCTCAGGGCAGACCCAGCTCTTCATGGGCCTCCACCTCATCCACGAGGTGACGAGCCCGCAGGCCTTCCAGATGATACGGGAGGCGGGCCTGCCAGTACGCTTTCCGGATAGGACTTTCGCCACCATAGACCACATCGTTCCCACCGCCTCCCAGTTACGCCCATTCACGGACGCCCTGGCCGAGGAGATGACGGTCCACCTGGTCAGAAATTGTGAGGATTTCGGCATCCCTCTCTTCGATCTCGAAAGCGGCCGCCAGGGCATCGTCCACATAATTGGACCCGAACTGGGCCTTACCCAGCCGGGAATAACCATCGCCTGCGGCGACAGCCACACCTCCACCCACGGGGCCCTAGGAGCCCTCGCTTTTGGCATCGGGACGAGCCAAGTGCGGGACGTGCTTGCAACTCAATGCCTGGCGATTGCGAAACCCAAGCTCCGCCAAATCCTAATAGAGGGGAAGCTCCCTGCCGGCGTCTACGCCAAGGACGTGATCCTGACGATTATCCAGCGGCTGGGCGTCAAGGGTGGGGTGGGCTACGCCTACGAGTACGCCGGCTCCGCAGTTGAGGCGATGTCGATGGAGGAGCGCCTTACCATCTGCAACATGAGCATAGAGGGGGGCGCTCGGGTAGGGTATATGAGCCCCGACGAAACGACGTTCGATTACCTCAAGGGCCGCCCCTTCGCGCCGCAGGGCGAGGCTTTTGAGCGCGCGGTGGCCTGGTGGAAGAGCATTGCGACGGAGCCAGGCGCCAGCTTCGACGACGTGGTCGATTTCGATGGCGGGACCCTTCAGCCGATGGTCACTTGGGGTATCAACCCGAGCCAATCCGTGGGTGTGGGCGAGGATATCCCGCACCCTGCCGACGCCCCCGAGGCCGACCGGGATACCTGGGAAGAGGCCCTCTCATTTATGTCCTTCGAGCCGGGGCGGCCCATAGAGGCTACGCCCATCGATGTGGCGTTCATAGGCTCCTGCACAAACGCTCGGCTCTCAGACCTGCGCGCCGCCGCCGAGGTCGCCCGGGGGAGGAAGGTCGCAGAGGGCGTCCGAGCCCTCGTGGTCCCTGGCTCACAGGCCGTGGCCAAGGCGGCCGAGGCCGAGGGCCTCGACGAGGTCTTCAAGGAGGCCGGGTTTGATTGGCGCATGGCAGGCTGCTCCATGTGTTTGGGCATGAACGAGGATAAGCTGAAAGGCCGTGAGGTCTGCGCCTCCTCCAGCAACCGGAATTTCAAGGGACGCCAGGGAAGCCCGACCGGCCGGACGCTGCTGATGAGCCCCGCCATGGTGGCCGCGGCGGCCGTCGCGGGCGAGGTCACCGACGTTCGGGAGATGCTCCGATGA
- a CDS encoding indolepyruvate oxidoreductase subunit beta family protein, producing MTALAPEVTTVYISAVGGQGGALLSEWLLAAARQMHYRAHAVGIPGMSQRGGATSYYVEIVPELADSELHDAILSPAPFPGEIGCLIGLEMLELGRAVEAGYSSDKTTVIGSTHRDYTVLEKMPSYVERQDEDTILTLLERLAGRVVTFDARVLARAEGLAERHVNAILIGAVAATKALPIREEAYRLAIKVVGVAPDLNLRAFEAGLRHVLAGLPSLPKSDALAARDHISAISPKQQEAHSRLMEKLPPQDNEELGFILEVACARLIEYHDEAYAQSYLDRVVAPWIEEKSVDRGGRLAQIYARHTANLMTYEDPVRVAALKSDPRRFERIQAHHGIQAGQPYRLREHFRPEMEELYGLLPVKLVHWFRPPTEGASGEEPNAPRRSLSVALKTTSLLGMVVLKCMSALRWLRPYSWRRWKEEQLLEAYTDHIKAFLEKSYDLACVVAQAGGMIRGYGGTRRRTERIFHSYIQEFLHPLVELDERCSSNGDYALTLRAVAKVQSIIKPTGAGFEEAVTLARALQAHEQGCSYDELLEMVMDFESIPVLADSSPCAD from the coding sequence ATGACCGCGTTAGCGCCTGAGGTGACCACCGTCTACATATCCGCCGTGGGCGGGCAGGGGGGAGCTCTCCTCAGCGAATGGCTCCTGGCGGCGGCTCGCCAGATGCACTATCGGGCCCACGCGGTGGGCATCCCCGGCATGTCCCAGCGGGGCGGTGCGACCAGCTACTATGTTGAGATAGTGCCCGAGCTGGCCGACTCCGAGCTCCACGACGCCATCCTCTCTCCGGCCCCGTTCCCAGGTGAGATCGGCTGTCTCATCGGGCTCGAGATGCTGGAGCTGGGCCGGGCGGTGGAGGCGGGGTACAGTTCCGACAAGACCACCGTCATCGGCTCAACCCATCGGGACTACACCGTCCTGGAGAAGATGCCCTCCTACGTCGAGCGGCAAGACGAAGACACCATCCTTACCCTGCTGGAGCGCCTAGCCGGAAGGGTGGTGACATTCGATGCCAGGGTTCTAGCGAGAGCTGAGGGGTTGGCCGAACGACACGTAAACGCCATCCTCATCGGTGCCGTGGCTGCTACTAAAGCCTTGCCCATACGGGAAGAAGCCTACCGGCTTGCCATCAAGGTCGTCGGGGTGGCTCCGGACCTCAATCTTAGGGCCTTCGAGGCGGGCCTGCGCCACGTGTTGGCGGGACTGCCTTCTTTGCCCAAGAGCGATGCCCTCGCCGCTCGTGATCATATCTCGGCCATCAGCCCCAAGCAGCAAGAGGCCCACAGTCGTCTCATGGAGAAGCTGCCGCCTCAGGATAACGAGGAGCTCGGCTTCATTCTCGAGGTGGCCTGCGCCAGACTTATCGAATACCATGACGAGGCCTACGCACAGTCTTACCTAGACCGGGTCGTGGCCCCCTGGATTGAGGAGAAGTCCGTCGACCGAGGCGGCCGCCTCGCCCAGATTTATGCCCGCCACACCGCCAACCTCATGACCTACGAGGACCCTGTCCGGGTCGCCGCCCTCAAGAGCGACCCCCGCCGGTTCGAGCGCATTCAGGCCCACCACGGCATTCAGGCTGGGCAACCCTATCGGCTGCGGGAGCATTTCCGGCCTGAGATGGAAGAGCTTTACGGGCTCTTGCCCGTCAAGCTCGTCCACTGGTTCCGGCCGCCCACTGAGGGAGCATCCGGTGAAGAGCCCAACGCCCCTCGGCGCTCACTCTCGGTCGCTCTAAAGACGACCTCGTTGTTAGGGATGGTTGTACTAAAGTGCATGTCGGCCCTGAGGTGGCTTAGGCCTTACTCCTGGCGCAGGTGGAAGGAAGAGCAGCTTTTAGAGGCCTACACAGACCATATTAAAGCGTTTCTTGAGAAGTCCTACGATCTGGCGTGCGTCGTCGCCCAGGCGGGGGGGATGATACGCGGGTACGGCGGAACCCGGCGCCGCACCGAGCGGATTTTCCACTCCTACATCCAAGAGTTCCTCCATCCCTTGGTCGAGCTCGACGAGCGTTGCTCCTCCAACGGCGACTACGCCCTCACGCTTAGGGCCGTGGCCAAGGTCCAGAGCATCATCAAGCCCACGGGGGCCGGCTTCGAAGAGGCGGTGACCCTCGCCCGCGCCCTCCAAGCCCACGAGCAAGGCTGCTCCTACGACGAGCTTCTGGAGATGGTCATGGATTTCGAGTCTATTCCCGTCCTTGCCGACTCGTCACCATGCGCTGATTAA
- a CDS encoding DNA protection protein DPS (play a key role in DNA protection against oxidative stress by oxidizing Fe(II) to Fe(III); induced by iron depletion and hydrogen peroxide) — protein MATEKPHAKGRVKPGDTTQRVGVEQIVARGVNVEELVEKLIDAAGAEFTTYYYYTILRMYLAGNEDYKEICEDARIEDRAHFELIMPRIYELGGSLPRDIRAFADRSSCPDAYLPEEPTAANILEVLLEAERCAIRTWNEVCDMTAGKDPRTYDMAARILNEEIEHEAWFIELLSMERDGIVRPSGHFRRGTPGEAPYSRNTPFYNP, from the coding sequence ATGGCTACGGAGAAACCGCATGCCAAGGGACGGGTCAAGCCTGGTGATACCACCCAGCGCGTGGGTGTGGAGCAGATCGTGGCCCGTGGTGTGAATGTTGAGGAGTTGGTGGAGAAGCTGATCGATGCGGCCGGGGCGGAGTTCACGACCTACTACTACTACACCATCCTCCGGATGTACCTGGCGGGTAATGAGGACTACAAGGAGATCTGTGAGGATGCCCGCATAGAGGACCGGGCCCACTTCGAGCTGATCATGCCCCGAATCTATGAACTGGGCGGCAGCCTCCCACGGGACATCCGGGCGTTTGCCGACCGCTCCAGCTGTCCGGACGCCTACCTGCCGGAAGAGCCCACCGCTGCAAATATCCTGGAAGTCCTGCTTGAGGCCGAGCGCTGCGCGATACGGACCTGGAATGAAGTCTGCGATATGACCGCGGGCAAGGACCCACGGACCTACGATATGGCGGCCCGAATCCTCAACGAGGAGATCGAGCACGAGGCTTGGTTCATCGAGCTTCTGAGCATGGAGCGGGATGGCATCGTCCGGCCCTCTGGACACTTCCGTCGGGGCACACCGGGAGAGGCACCATACAGCAGGAACACGCCCTTCTACAACCCATAA